CGTTCGCCGGTAACCGGCGATGTGATGATATTCGACCATGATCCCTTTTGAATTCCCATTCAATTTTGATGCCCTTTCTAAAGCTTTCCAACACGTCAAGGAAAACCACGGCCGGGCCGGGGTGGATGGGATGACGATTGGGAGGTTTGAAGAGGATTATTACGAAAACTTGAAAAAGTTGGCCCAGGAGATCAAGGACGGCTCCTATGTCCCGCTTCCTTTGCTGAAAATCCTGGTGGACAAGGGCAATGGAGAGGCCAGGGGACTCTGTATCCCGACGGTGCGGGATCGGGTTGCGCAGACTGCCGTTTACCATATCATAGAGCCCATCCTGGAAAGGGAGTTTGAAGAGTGTAGCTTTGCTTACAGGAAGGGAAGGTCGGTTAAGCAGGCGGTTTATAGCATTAAGGGATACTATGACAAAGGTTACCGCTGGGTCGTGGAAGCTGACATTGATGCCTTCTTCGACAGCGTGGATCATGGGTTATTATTGGAAAAGCTAAAAAGGTATGTCCGGGATGAAGTAATCTTGCGACTCATCGGGCTATGGCTGAAGGCTGAGGTTTGGGATGGGGAGGCCGTCAAGGCCATAAATAAAGGGATTCCCCAGGGTTCTCCTATTTCTCCTATCCTGGCCAACCTTTTCTTGGACGAGTTGGATGAAGCTTTTCTTAAGAAGGGGAACCGGATTATCAGATTTTCAGACGATTTTGTCGTTCTTTGTAAAAATCCTAAAGACGCTCAAGCGGCCCTTGAATTCACCAGTGAAGTCTTGGAAAAATTGCTCTTGAAACTGGATGAATCCGACGTGGTCAACTTTGAACATGGTTTTAAGTTTCTTGGGGTTACCTTTGTACGTAGCCTGATTATGGTCCCTTTTGACCGACCCAAGAGGGAAAGAAGAGTCCTTTATGTGCCGCCGCCGATGTCACAGTAGAAAGTCAGGAGTCAATAGTCAGGAGTCAAAAAAGATGGAAGGAAAACAACCGATAAAAAGTTATAGAGATTTGATTGTTTGGCAAAAATCCTATGCGCTAGCCAGAAAAATTTTAGCTATTTCCAGGAATTTCCCGAATAATGAAGAATCGAGAATAATAAAGAGACAAATTATTCGATCCGCAATATCCATTCCAGCAAACATTGCCGAAGGATTTGGCGGTAATAAGGGCAAAGTCTTTAAAAATTCATTGACCATTGCCAGAAGAGAAGCAGGAGAAACAGATTATTGGTTATTGTTATGCTTCGAAGAAGGTTATATTAATGAGGACATCTATAAGGATGTTGGAGAGCGGATATCAGGAAGTAAGGGCAATGCTTTCATCAATCATTTCAAAATTATAAGAATTTGTTTCCTTTTATCACTATTGACAATTGACTTCTGACTACCGACTTTTGACTTCTAACTTTGGACTCCGGACTTTTTAAATGGCCAATTTATACTTAACCGAACAGGGTTCTGTGCTTAAAAAGACCGGCGACCGGATCATCGTCCAGAAAGAAGGTGAGGTCCTGCTGGATGTGCCTTGCAACAAGATCGAGGCGGTCCTGATTTTCGGCAACGTCCAGTTCACCACCCAGGCGGTCCATGAGCTTTTTGAGCACGGTATCGAGATGGCCATCCTGACCCGGACCGGCCGGCTTATAGGCCAACTTACTTCGCCCATGACTAAAAATATTGATCTGCGGGTTCAACAATTCAAAAAACATGAAGATGAAGCCTTTAAGCTTGATTTCTCAAAAAGCGTCGTCCAGGGAAAAATCACCAACTCCCTTCAAATCCTTCGTTCATTTGGTTATAATCACCCGGAGATCGGCTTGAAGGAAGAAATAAACGGCCTGGAGAAGGCTGCTTTGGAAGTACCAAAGATAGCAAATGGCGAAAGTCTCAATGGGGTGGAAGGCAATGCGGCCAGGATTTATTTTAATGGATTCAGGAAAATGATCCTTGGAGAATTCGGCTTTACCGGGAGGAAAAAATATCCGGCCCCAGATCCGGTCAACGGCCTTCTTTCTCTTGGTTATACCATGGTCTTTAATGAGATTTCATCTTTGCTGGATGGCCTCGGGTTTGATCCGTATCTCGGTTATTATCATAAAATTGATTATGGCCGGGCATCGTTGGCATCAGACCTCCTGGAGGAATTCCGGGCGCCGGTGTCGGATCGCCTCACCTTAAAGCTGATCAACAACCGGGTTTTAAAGCAGGAAGATTTTTATAAAAATCCCAAAGGGGAAGGGGTGTACTTGACCCGGGAGGCCCTGAAACGCTATTTTGCAGAATATGAGGACTTTACTAATAATGAATTCCTCCATCCGGAGACCAAAGAAAAGACCACCCTCCGGAAATGCTTCAGGATACAGATTGAAAACCTGGCCTCTTTTGTAAAAGGGGATAAAGGTTATCACCCGTTTTTCCTTGAGATTTGATAAGGGAAGGAAATGTTTTATCTTGTTTCTTATGACATTCCGGATACGCCGCGAAGGACCAAGATCGCCAAGACCCTAAAGGATTTCGGTGAGCGGGTGCAATACAGTGTTTTTGAATGCCTGCTTGACCAGGTCCTTCTGGATAAGATGGTCTTCAGATTGGAGAAAATCATTGAAAAGGAGGAGGACAGTATCCGGATTTACGGTCTTTGTGGTAATTGTGAGAAGGCGGTACAGGTTTTAGGACTGGGAATAGTTGTTAATTACCCCGGTTTTTTGAGAGAGGATTGGAGGAATAAATTAACCGGAGAGGGGTTGGATAAAGGGTAATTTTTCAAAAGCAGGGGAAGTGTTTTAGGGATTTTCAACTTAGATAAAATAACCGGGGGATGGTCTGGAAGACAAAGTGCTATGGATAAAGTCCTGTT
This is a stretch of genomic DNA from Deltaproteobacteria bacterium. It encodes these proteins:
- a CDS encoding RNA-directed DNA polymerase — encoded protein: MIPFEFPFNFDALSKAFQHVKENHGRAGVDGMTIGRFEEDYYENLKKLAQEIKDGSYVPLPLLKILVDKGNGEARGLCIPTVRDRVAQTAVYHIIEPILEREFEECSFAYRKGRSVKQAVYSIKGYYDKGYRWVVEADIDAFFDSVDHGLLLEKLKRYVRDEVILRLIGLWLKAEVWDGEAVKAINKGIPQGSPISPILANLFLDELDEAFLKKGNRIIRFSDDFVVLCKNPKDAQAALEFTSEVLEKLLLKLDESDVVNFEHGFKFLGVTFVRSLIMVPFDRPKRERRVLYVPPPMSQ
- a CDS encoding four helix bundle protein — encoded protein: MEGKQPIKSYRDLIVWQKSYALARKILAISRNFPNNEESRIIKRQIIRSAISIPANIAEGFGGNKGKVFKNSLTIARREAGETDYWLLLCFEEGYINEDIYKDVGERISGSKGNAFINHFKIIRICFLLSLLTIDF
- the cas1 gene encoding CRISPR-associated endonuclease Cas1, with product MANLYLTEQGSVLKKTGDRIIVQKEGEVLLDVPCNKIEAVLIFGNVQFTTQAVHELFEHGIEMAILTRTGRLIGQLTSPMTKNIDLRVQQFKKHEDEAFKLDFSKSVVQGKITNSLQILRSFGYNHPEIGLKEEINGLEKAALEVPKIANGESLNGVEGNAARIYFNGFRKMILGEFGFTGRKKYPAPDPVNGLLSLGYTMVFNEISSLLDGLGFDPYLGYYHKIDYGRASLASDLLEEFRAPVSDRLTLKLINNRVLKQEDFYKNPKGEGVYLTREALKRYFAEYEDFTNNEFLHPETKEKTTLRKCFRIQIENLASFVKGDKGYHPFFLEI
- the cas2 gene encoding CRISPR-associated endonuclease Cas2, yielding MFYLVSYDIPDTPRRTKIAKTLKDFGERVQYSVFECLLDQVLLDKMVFRLEKIIEKEEDSIRIYGLCGNCEKAVQVLGLGIVVNYPGFLREDWRNKLTGEGLDKG